Part of the Tepiditoga spiralis genome, TAAATGGGTTCATTTTTTCAGTAATAATAACTACATTAATCATTTCTTCTTTTACAATTACTAGTGGTGTAAAACAAAATATTAAAGAACTTAAAAATTTTTCCATTAAGTTCGCTTTTTTTTCTATGTTTATAATAATTTTAAAATGGTTTGTGGAAACTTTAATTTTAAAATTATCTTTATTTGATGAAAGAAAAAAAATATCTTTTTTTAAATTATTCAAAATAATTATTTTAGGTCAATTTTTTAGTTATTTAACTCCGTTTTATACTGGAGGTCAACCTCTTCAAGTATATTACTTATCTAAAGAAAAGATAAATCCAAGTGTAGCAACGGCTTCTATACTTTATAAATCAATGTTTTTTCAAATAGTTATGGTGTTAATGGGATTTATTGGTTTACAGTACTCTTCACATTTAAATAATTATATATTTATTATTTTAATATCTGGAATTTTACTAAACGGTTTTGTTGTTTTTTTAATATTATTTTTTTCTTTAAACAAGGAATTATCAAAAAAAACTGTCAAAAAAACGACTCTTTTCTTAAAAAAAATAAAAATATTAAAAAATCCACAAAAACATATGGAAGAAATAATGAATAAAGTTGAGGAATTTGTAAATTTTTTTAAAAAAAATTCAAAAAATTATGTTTCATTATTTAGTATATTTATTTTAAGTATTATTCAATTATTACTTTATGTTTTTACAAGTATGATAATATTAAATGGTTTTGGAATAAAATTAAATTTAGATTTATTTTTTAGAAGTTTAATCTTAGATGTTGGATCTTCTGTTGTACCAACACCTGGAACATCTGGTGGAGCTGAAGGATTTTATTACTTAATATTTTCTAATAAAGCCAGTATTTATGTTTTAAATACGTCAGTATTAATATGGCGTTTATCAACATATTATTTTGTTTTATTTATTGGTAGTTTATTTTTTCTTATTTCAAAGAAAAATAGGAGGAGCACGTAATGGATTTAAAAATTTCTGAATTAAAAGATATGTCATATAAAATTTGGGAAAAAAATAAAGATAAGTGGTCTCCATTAAATCCACAAGAAGCTCGTAATACTTTTTTATGGATGATTGAAGAAATTGGAGAAACAATACAAATTTTAAAAAAACGTGGAGAAAGCGAAATAATGGAAAATACTTTTGTAAGAGAAAAATTTATTGAAGAAATGTCAGATATAATATTTTACTTTACTAAAATAATGCTTTCTTATAATATAAGCGCTGAAGAATTTTCTAAAATTTATATAAAAAAATTTGAGAAAAATATGATTAGAGATTATGAAAAAGAACATATGAATATGTTTAAGGATTAATTATATGGAAATCATAAAAAAAATTAAAAATTTTAAAAATGAAACAATTGGTATTAAAAATCACTATTCAATATTAATACCATTAATAAAAAAGAATAATGAATATTTTTTATTATATGAACTTAGATCTTCAACTTTAAAAAATCAACCATCTGAAATTTCATTCCCAGGTGGAAAAGTAGAAGAAAATGAATCTTACAAAGAATGTGCTATTCGCGAAACATATGAAGAAATTGGTGTAAAAAAAGAAAATATAAATATATTAAATAAAGGTGATGATTTTTATTCACCCTTTGGTTTTTTAATTCATTCTTATATTTGTACTATTAATACCAATGATTTTAAAATAAATAAAGCTGAAGTAGAAAAACTATTATTTGTTCCAATAAATCATTTAAAACTACAAAAACCAGAATTATACAATGTAAATATTATTGCTAAACCAAATTTATTTCCCTACAACAGAATACCAAATGGTAAAAAATATAAATGGAAAAAGGGAACTTACAATGTTTATTTTTATAAATACAACAAATATTATATATGGGGACTAACAGCATTTTTTACTAAAAAACTAATTGAAAAATTATAAATAAATTTTTTTAATCAGAATATGATATAATATTGTTATACAATTAAAATCTATTATTAACCTTAATCAAAAAGAGCGAGATGATTAAATTGACTTTAAACACTTTTGTTTTAAAGAATTTTAAAATAAATTTCATTATTTTTACTATATTAGTAATATTAATAATATTTTTATCCATATTTTTAGGATTTGAAAAAATGTATGAAACAAAAGCTTCTGAAAGTGCAAATGAGATAGTTAAAACCTTTAATTTTTTTATAAATAAAAAAATTAATTTTATTTTTGATATATTATCTTCAAAAACTATGACTTTCAGAAAATACCCCGCTAACTTAGATGAAAATACTATCATTTCAATTATAACTAACAATAAACTTAAAACAAAAGATGGCTACATTGACCTTTCAAATTGGATAAATGATAAAAAATTATACAAAATTGATAGTGGCATATTTTTCAATAAACATACTTTAAAAATCCTAAGAAAAGAACAAGATGATAATTATCTTTATGCAGAAATATGCTTAGATAAAATCTTAGATTTATTAAATTTTAAAAAAGATGAAACATTTTATTTGTGCAACTCAGAAAATATAATTCTTTTGTCTAATAACAATTCTACAATAGGAAAAAATATAGAAAACTGGAAAAACAATACAATGTTTTTAATTCCAAAATTATTTAATAAATATGTATTTTTTATAAAAAAAGAAATACCTAATGATTTATACTTTGTATATACTGTTTCTTTAAATAGTTTTTTTAAATTTTTATTCTTTATTTTATTTGGAATTTTAATAACTATTTCAATAATATTTTTTAAATTTTATAATACTATAAGTTCTAAAATTTCATTTATTGTTGATTATATAAGTGAATTTAGTATGGAACTGAGTAAATTTGATAAAAATATAGCAATTAAAGAAACTATAAATATTAAAAATTCTAATATAATAGAATTAGATAAAATAAATACTGTTTATATAAATTTAATAGAAAATCTTCAAAGTTATTCAGAAGAACTCTCAGAAAAATATTTAGAATTAAATAAACTAAATAAAGAACTTTATACAAGAAATTCACAAATTCTTTTATCTTTATCTAAAGGTATAGAATTAAAAGATAAATATACCCTTGGGCATTCTAAAGGAGTTTTAGAACTTACTAAATACATGATGAATCAATTAAATTTAAAAAAAGATACAAATTTTATGCAGCAAGTAGAAATTGGATGTATACTTCATGATATTGGTAAAATATTTATTCCAGATGAAATATTAAACAAACCAGGTAAACTATCAAAAGATGAATTTAAAGAAATAAAAAAACATCCTCAATATGGATATGAACTTTTAAAACCTATATCTAATTTGCAAATTTCAAAAAACATTATAAAGTATCACCACGAAAATTGGAATGGAAGTGGCTATCCTGAAGGACTTAATAAAAATGAAATTCCATTAGAAGCACAAATAGTTGCTTATGCTGATATGTATGATGCAATTAGAAATAAAAGAGTTTATCACAATGAATTATCAAAAGAAGAAAGCATAAAATTAATAAAATCTGTTCAAG contains:
- a CDS encoding lysylphosphatidylglycerol synthase transmembrane domain-containing protein, whose protein sequence is MKKSKYLNGFIFSVIITTLIISSFTITSGVKQNIKELKNFSIKFAFFSMFIIILKWFVETLILKLSLFDERKKISFFKLFKIIILGQFFSYLTPFYTGGQPLQVYYLSKEKINPSVATASILYKSMFFQIVMVLMGFIGLQYSSHLNNYIFIILISGILLNGFVVFLILFFSLNKELSKKTVKKTTLFLKKIKILKNPQKHMEEIMNKVEEFVNFFKKNSKNYVSLFSIFILSIIQLLLYVFTSMIILNGFGIKLNLDLFFRSLILDVGSSVVPTPGTSGGAEGFYYLIFSNKASIYVLNTSVLIWRLSTYYFVLFIGSLFFLISKKNRRST
- a CDS encoding nucleotide pyrophosphohydrolase; the encoded protein is MDLKISELKDMSYKIWEKNKDKWSPLNPQEARNTFLWMIEEIGETIQILKKRGESEIMENTFVREKFIEEMSDIIFYFTKIMLSYNISAEEFSKIYIKKFEKNMIRDYEKEHMNMFKD
- a CDS encoding NUDIX hydrolase encodes the protein MEIIKKIKNFKNETIGIKNHYSILIPLIKKNNEYFLLYELRSSTLKNQPSEISFPGGKVEENESYKECAIRETYEEIGVKKENINILNKGDDFYSPFGFLIHSYICTINTNDFKINKAEVEKLLFVPINHLKLQKPELYNVNIIAKPNLFPYNRIPNGKKYKWKKGTYNVYFYKYNKYYIWGLTAFFTKKLIEKL
- a CDS encoding HD-GYP domain-containing protein; protein product: MIKLTLNTFVLKNFKINFIIFTILVILIIFLSIFLGFEKMYETKASESANEIVKTFNFFINKKINFIFDILSSKTMTFRKYPANLDENTIISIITNNKLKTKDGYIDLSNWINDKKLYKIDSGIFFNKHTLKILRKEQDDNYLYAEICLDKILDLLNFKKDETFYLCNSENIILLSNNNSTIGKNIENWKNNTMFLIPKLFNKYVFFIKKEIPNDLYFVYTVSLNSFFKFLFFILFGILITISIIFFKFYNTISSKISFIVDYISEFSMELSKFDKNIAIKETINIKNSNIIELDKINTVYINLIENLQSYSEELSEKYLELNKLNKELYTRNSQILLSLSKGIELKDKYTLGHSKGVLELTKYMMNQLNLKKDTNFMQQVEIGCILHDIGKIFIPDEILNKPGKLSKDEFKEIKKHPQYGYELLKPISNLQISKNIIKYHHENWNGSGYPEGLNKNEIPLEAQIVAYADMYDAIRNKRVYHNELSKEESIKLIKSVQGIKLNPDLFNAFLKAVEIYEKNREEIKK